Part of the Salinigranum rubrum genome is shown below.
CGGTCGGGCGGGGCTTTCAATACCCCGCGTAGCGTTCGCGTTCATGCTTCCGTACCTGAATACGGGAGCCACAGCGGGTCAGTGTCCCAGCACTGGGTCCGCTTCATTCTCAGGTGGACCCAACCGATGGTCAGGTCCGCGTGTAGCTACCGTACAGGTCAAACACGCGAGTAGTAAGATATAGTTTACTTAAAAATATATACACTATTTTAGAAATTATAGATACTATTCAAAGGCTCCATCGTCTTGTAGGTGGGATTCGCTCTAATGCGATATTCGGCGGATTGGATGACGATTGCGGATGACCGAATCTTAGAATATTTATCGAGTACTGAAACAAGTACGCCTAAAAAAATGGAGGATAGCGGATCTGTTCGATTTACTCGCCAGTACATCGGCGAGCGCTGCAGAAAGCTCGCCAGTTACGGGTTGTTGAAACATCTTGGCAATGGTGTATACCGAATAACTAACACTGGTGAGCAGTACCTGCAGGGTGAGATCGACGCCGAAGAATTATCCCACATTGAATGATTAACAAAGACACCAATATTAATCAAATAATCGACCAACAAATACTTTTGCTTCGTCTAGTTACGGCATCACTTGCATTACTCATCGTAATTTATGCAGTTATCGCCGTTGTACATGTAGCGGTTATTGCCTCGATCTTCCCGACAGGTCCACTTGGAATCCTCCCAACTGCAATAATTGGATTAGCTGGGACATGGGTCGCTCAAATTGGTTATCAAAAAATAATTGGGATATCAAAAAATTTACTTACTGATGCACATTCGGAAACCTTTTCTGACGAATTCCACGTGGATAATCTATTCAAATTAACAGTATTTTTTGCTATATTCGCTGTGCTGGGTGGCATCATATATTTTTCAATGCAACAGACATTTTCACTTGATGATTCGATACTACAATATCAACCCATTCAGGTTATCTACTTGGAAAATGCAACTACTTGGGACAAAACTCGGGCGATACTATTTGACATATGGTATGCTACCCCCGCAATCATGACCGTGAGTTCTCTATACGGTCTTGTACTCTGTGCAAAGCGATTCAGGTATGATCAGTGCCCAGACTGTGGAAGTCTACTAAGCGGTCACGAGAATCACTGTCCCGACTGCGGACGTTCGATGTCTCAGGAAGATGAGAAACCAGATGAATGAAACTAGAGTACGTTTAGTCCAGCCAGTAATCCAAAGATAATCCCTACTCCATGTCCAACGAAGTTCACTAGGGTCCCCCCTTGCGCCACCTCACTAGGGAATAATCCCAGTACGATAAGCACCCCAGACAAGAACCCAACCACGCTTACGGCTCCAACGACCGTATTCTCCTTGAACCACGTACCCACCTCCGTCGGGTCGGCCACAATCTCCCTGCGGAACCCCCAGATGAGTACTAAGACCGAAACGAAAAACAGAATCCCGAAGAGTAACCGGAGATCGGGGAATTCGAGAGCGAAGACAGCGAAGAGAACAAGCCCGTAGTTGGCGCAAATATAGTATCCTATCTCAGTGTTCGGAGCTTCCTCAACGAGCTGAAGACCGGCGATGATTGCGAGTCCCGCGTACGCACCGACGACTGCGGAGAATCCCCGGCTGTAGATGAGTTCGATTCCCTTGTAGTCGAAGACGAGAAAGCTCAGTCCTGTGGCGAGTGGCGGGACAATCACCAGGAACGCGACTGTGGTCACCCAGAATTTTCGGCGCTGATCAAGGAGCGCGAAGGCGGCGTACGCCGGGAGAGCGGTGAGCAGGTAGCCTCTGAGGTTGTTGAAGAGGTGGGCGTTGCTCTCGTGGACGAGTGCCGATGTCCAGAGGGCGTAGAGGGAGGGGTTCTGGTGGTTGAACGCGAGAGCAACCTGCGTGTTTGTTGGTAGCGTAAAACGGACGAGAGCGAGAACTCCCGCGATTACGAAGACAATAGATAGTGATCGGAGATTTCGCACTGATTGGCTTCTTAGAGATGATTGCTAAAGAGACATTCCCTCAAAATATATAAGATTGGCCTCAACGAGTGTGGTATGTCCCTAACACGGACCCACATGTTTGGTGTTGATTTTAGCGGTTCTCAAACTCCAGGGCGAAGCATTTGGATTACGGAGGCACGGTATAATACCGGTGGGTTTAAAATCGAGTCTTGTCGCTCGGCCATTGACCGATTTAATCTCTCTTCCAACCCGAGTCGTGATACCGTCTACAACGAACTCAGAGACTTAGTTAGATCCCATCCATCTGCCGTTTTTGGGTTTGATTTTCCGTTTAGTTTGCCAGAACCGGTTATCGGCGATAACACTTGGCCCGAGTATTTAGATACACTTCAAAACTACTTCGACAATCATTCGGCCGAACGGTTTCGTAAAAACCGTGTTGGGCGTGCTGAGTCTGCTACAGGAGCTCGATATCTTCGCCGTGAAACGGACTGGAAGTACGGGGGGCAGTGCCCGTATAGTCCGCAGATTCAATATCAGACATTATATGGCCAACGTGACCTCTTAGCTCCATTAATCACGAAGGGCGGTGCTAGAGCTCTACCACTCCAAACTCGCGTTAATAAAAGTCCTTGGTTGATAGAGGTGTATCCAGCGGCCACGTTGAGCTTACTGGGATTCTATAGACAAGGATACAAGAACCAACCGAAGTCGAAGGAGCGCCGGGAGTCGAATGTTGATGGACTTCGGAACAGAGGTGTCAAAATCAACAATTCAATCCGCGACATATGTCGAAAATCGGATGACGCTCACGACAGTCTATTTGCCGCCTATGCAGTACTAAATGCCCTCCAGGATGATTTCCCGAAGGATAACAACGGAGCCGCCATTGAAGGGCAAATATTTGTGTGAGTACTCGCTTTCATGGTGACAATTGTATCTTAACCTCTTCAAAAACACTAGAAATCCAGCGTCTCCCCCTGCATCCCAAATCGCTCCATAGCTGCATCGTCGAGTTTGTGGTTGTCGATCTCCGCTAGCTCTAACTCCCTACCGTCGAGATGCTCCCGAATCTTCTCACTCATCGGCGGAGCCACCAATTCTACACCGACATGCTCAGCGAGCATCTCCGCCGCGTCGCCGGTAGCATAATCGCGGTGACGCTGGTCGATGGTTTCCCACGAATCGGCAGCATCGGCTCGGTGTTCGAGGAGGTACGCCTCGGCGTCGTACTCGTGGCGGAACCGCCAGTACTCGCCAGTCGTCATGTGGAGCGTCACCGGCAGCTGCTCGGACCAGTCGACGATGATTCCTCCGAGGTCGAGCGGCTCGATCTCCACTGGGGCCGTTTCGAGCATCCCGCTCCGTTCGAGTAGGT
Proteins encoded:
- a CDS encoding winged helix-turn-helix domain-containing protein, which gives rise to MRYSADWMTIADDRILEYLSSTETSTPKKMEDSGSVRFTRQYIGERCRKLASYGLLKHLGNGVYRITNTGEQYLQGEIDAEELSHIE
- a CDS encoding DUF429 domain-containing protein, translated to MSLTRTHMFGVDFSGSQTPGRSIWITEARYNTGGFKIESCRSAIDRFNLSSNPSRDTVYNELRDLVRSHPSAVFGFDFPFSLPEPVIGDNTWPEYLDTLQNYFDNHSAERFRKNRVGRAESATGARYLRRETDWKYGGQCPYSPQIQYQTLYGQRDLLAPLITKGGARALPLQTRVNKSPWLIEVYPAATLSLLGFYRQGYKNQPKSKERRESNVDGLRNRGVKINNSIRDICRKSDDAHDSLFAAYAVLNALQDDFPKDNNGAAIEGQIFV